One region of Candidatus Electrothrix rattekaaiensis genomic DNA includes:
- a CDS encoding 3-deoxy-7-phosphoheptulonate synthase class II has product MKTANNWSKSSWRSLPVLQQPNWPDENELNKVLQTISDLPPLVFAGEIRDLKNKLAKAVQGEAFLLQGGDCSEEFCRCTAPNIRDTLKVLLQMAVTLTYAGEKPVIKVGRIAGQYAKPRSSDTEMIDGVELPSYRGDMCNSEEPDPAARIPDPARLLQGYNMSAASLNLLRAFTRGGFGALDKVQAWNQEFVKESPMGRSYERLAKQISRAMKFMHNVGFNTNTPQLKEVEFYTSHEALFLGYEEALTREDSLEGGWYDCSGHMLWIGDRTRQIDGAHIEFLRGVLNPLGMKVGPKHNIDDILAIIEKLNPTNEAGRITLITRFGAKDVEKHLPPLLRAMKKEGKNVLWSCDPMHANIRKTDNGHKTRSFDDILSELRQFFELHWAEGTIPGGVHFELTGADVTECTGGARQLADEHLGRNYLTTCDPRLNAEQSLEMAFQIAEMMKN; this is encoded by the coding sequence ATGAAAACTGCAAATAATTGGTCAAAATCATCCTGGCGAAGTCTTCCGGTTTTGCAACAACCGAACTGGCCAGATGAAAATGAATTAAACAAGGTTCTTCAGACGATCTCAGATCTTCCCCCGTTGGTTTTTGCCGGTGAAATACGCGATTTAAAAAATAAATTAGCCAAGGCTGTCCAGGGAGAAGCTTTTTTGCTGCAAGGAGGCGATTGCTCGGAAGAGTTTTGTCGCTGCACTGCTCCTAATATCAGAGATACCTTAAAGGTGCTGTTGCAGATGGCGGTTACCTTGACCTATGCTGGAGAAAAGCCAGTCATCAAAGTCGGTCGGATCGCCGGACAGTATGCCAAACCACGCTCCAGTGATACCGAAATGATTGACGGGGTTGAGCTGCCTAGTTACCGTGGCGATATGTGTAACTCGGAAGAACCTGATCCTGCGGCCCGTATTCCAGACCCGGCTCGACTGTTGCAGGGGTATAATATGTCTGCTGCCAGCCTGAACTTGCTCCGTGCCTTTACCCGAGGTGGTTTCGGAGCCTTGGATAAGGTGCAGGCCTGGAATCAGGAATTTGTGAAAGAATCTCCCATGGGGCGCTCCTATGAACGTCTGGCCAAACAGATCAGTCGGGCCATGAAGTTCATGCACAATGTCGGCTTTAATACGAATACTCCTCAACTCAAAGAAGTGGAGTTTTACACCTCCCATGAGGCCTTATTTCTTGGCTACGAAGAGGCCCTGACCCGTGAGGACTCCCTTGAAGGCGGCTGGTATGATTGCTCCGGCCATATGCTTTGGATCGGTGATCGGACCCGTCAGATTGACGGAGCCCATATCGAGTTTCTCCGTGGGGTTCTTAATCCCTTGGGGATGAAAGTTGGCCCAAAGCATAATATTGATGACATCCTCGCCATTATTGAGAAACTGAATCCAACCAACGAAGCAGGTAGGATAACGCTGATCACTCGCTTTGGGGCAAAGGATGTTGAGAAACATCTGCCGCCGTTGCTCAGAGCAATGAAAAAAGAGGGGAAGAACGTTCTCTGGAGCTGCGATCCTATGCATGCTAATATCCGCAAAACAGATAACGGGCACAAGACCCGAAGTTTTGATGATATTCTTTCAGAGCTTCGTCAGTTCTTCGAGTTACATTGGGCAGAAGGAACAATCCCTGGAGGCGTACATTTTGAATTGACCGGTGCTGATGTGACTGAATGTACTGGTGGTGCTCGTCAGCTGGCGGATGAGCATTTGGGGCGGAATTATTTGACCACCTGTGATCCTCGACTTAATGCGGAACAATCTTTAGAAATGGCCTTCCAGATAGCAGAAATGATGAAGAATTAA
- a CDS encoding dihydropteroate synthase produces MAMTVKGIAESINIMGTRSGSAMKERIQGPIQEMAKEETAAGASYLDLNIGPARKDGTELMPWVVQTVEETVDTPLCLDTTNTDAMIAGFKGVKNKEAAIMNSISAQPERMKALIPVAAEAKCNVIALLWGPDGMPRDSNERAAMAVDLMMAMNDAGIPNEKILFDPIGTPMTLGADQIASGLEFMMMLADIAPGAGSTVGLSNVSNGVAEHLRKYLDRTYLIMLMKYGLSTAIVNSYDKDLMAICKGESQDLVDLVHGMMDGDMPDPATLEGAALEHYKTFRCLSGQAIFSESWLDL; encoded by the coding sequence ATGGCAATGACGGTAAAAGGTATCGCCGAAAGCATCAATATCATGGGAACTCGAAGCGGTTCAGCCATGAAAGAACGTATTCAGGGGCCGATTCAAGAGATGGCAAAAGAAGAGACTGCTGCCGGAGCCTCCTATCTTGACCTGAACATCGGACCGGCACGCAAGGATGGCACCGAACTGATGCCTTGGGTCGTGCAAACCGTGGAAGAGACAGTGGACACTCCGCTCTGTCTGGATACCACCAACACCGATGCTATGATTGCCGGTTTCAAAGGGGTTAAAAATAAGGAAGCCGCTATCATGAACTCCATTTCGGCACAGCCGGAACGAATGAAAGCTCTTATTCCGGTAGCTGCCGAGGCTAAATGCAATGTTATCGCCCTGCTCTGGGGACCGGATGGTATGCCGCGTGATTCCAACGAGCGTGCTGCTATGGCTGTTGATCTCATGATGGCTATGAACGACGCTGGTATTCCCAATGAGAAAATTTTGTTCGATCCCATCGGAACTCCTATGACCTTGGGTGCTGATCAGATTGCTTCCGGTCTGGAGTTCATGATGATGTTGGCGGATATCGCTCCTGGGGCCGGTTCTACAGTCGGTCTGTCCAATGTATCCAACGGCGTAGCTGAGCATCTGCGCAAATACCTGGATCGTACCTACCTGATCATGCTGATGAAATACGGTCTCAGCACCGCTATTGTCAACTCCTACGATAAAGATCTCATGGCCATCTGTAAAGGCGAGAGTCAGGATCTGGTGGATCTGGTTCACGGCATGATGGACGGCGATATGCCTGATCCTGCTACCCTGGAAGGAGCTGCACTTGAGCATTACAAGACCTTCCGTTGTCTTTCTGGTCAGGCCATTTTTTCTGAATCCTGGTTGGATCTGTAA
- the dnaN gene encoding DNA polymerase III subunit beta yields MPFHFNIAREDLLRAINAQQQITNKKGTLAILANVLMEVENNEVIFTATDLEISLRQTVPAEVFEAGSLTIPSKKLFELARESGSPTLNFKEGEKNWINITAGSSTYKLAGMATEEFPQFEQYNEENLVEAQGEVICDLIDKTIFSIATEKENMHNLNAALFQQLIENDKTVFRMVTSDGHRLSIMRRETEGAPLPQFDAFILIPRRGIQQIKKFGEEQDTFQFGVEKKKVVLKSDNSILVIRLMEGEFPDFENILNFIPKESNIFINKILFLESLKRINLFTEDMFHAIKFELGDNQLVLTSEHADFGSARDEIAIEYSGEKLSMGFNCRYFMEALQVMEGESIQACISSNESPCLITSEDDEGFLGIIMPMKLS; encoded by the coding sequence ATGCCTTTCCATTTCAATATCGCACGCGAAGACCTTCTCCGAGCAATCAATGCTCAACAACAGATCACAAATAAAAAAGGAACTCTTGCCATCTTGGCAAACGTTTTGATGGAGGTAGAAAATAATGAGGTTATTTTTACAGCAACGGATTTAGAGATAAGCCTTAGACAGACTGTACCTGCTGAAGTCTTCGAGGCTGGTAGCCTGACTATTCCTTCCAAAAAGCTCTTTGAATTGGCTCGGGAATCAGGATCTCCGACTTTGAACTTTAAAGAAGGAGAAAAAAACTGGATCAATATCACTGCAGGCAGCAGTACCTATAAGCTTGCCGGTATGGCCACAGAGGAGTTTCCTCAATTTGAACAGTATAATGAAGAGAATTTGGTGGAAGCCCAAGGAGAGGTTATTTGCGATCTTATTGACAAAACAATATTTTCCATCGCAACTGAAAAAGAAAATATGCACAATCTCAACGCAGCTCTTTTTCAACAGCTTATCGAAAATGACAAAACCGTCTTCAGGATGGTGACTTCAGACGGCCATCGTCTCAGTATTATGCGGAGAGAGACTGAGGGAGCACCTCTTCCTCAGTTTGATGCATTTATCTTAATTCCAAGGCGGGGGATACAGCAGATAAAAAAATTCGGAGAAGAGCAGGATACCTTTCAATTCGGTGTTGAAAAGAAAAAAGTCGTCTTGAAAAGTGACAACTCCATTCTTGTTATCAGGTTGATGGAAGGGGAATTTCCAGATTTTGAAAATATCTTAAATTTCATCCCCAAGGAGAGCAATATTTTTATCAACAAAATACTCTTTCTTGAGTCCTTAAAGCGAATTAATCTCTTTACTGAAGATATGTTCCATGCAATCAAATTTGAATTGGGTGATAATCAACTGGTCCTGACTTCTGAACATGCTGACTTTGGTTCAGCAAGAGACGAAATAGCTATTGAATATTCTGGGGAGAAATTATCTATGGGCTTTAACTGCCGGTACTTCATGGAGGCTCTTCAGGTTATGGAGGGAGAAAGTATCCAAGCTTGTATCAGCTCCAATGAAAGCCCATGCCTCATTACTTCAGAAGACGATGAAGGCTTTCTGGGGATCATTATGCCGATGAAACTCAGTTAA
- the cobO gene encoding cob(I)yrinic acid a,c-diamide adenosyltransferase encodes MSKKGLILIFTGHGKGKTTAALGMTMRAAGHGMKTCFIQFIKGSWKYGEMEAMARFREEIDFYVTGRGFTWKSDDVEKDTAAAQEAWKKAQEAIMSGRYHTVVLDEFTYLLSYGMINKEEALEVLRRKPAELHICITGRDAVEDLVELADLVTEMRPVKHPYQQGITAQKGVEF; translated from the coding sequence ATGAGCAAAAAAGGACTGATCCTGATTTTTACCGGTCATGGTAAAGGAAAAACAACAGCTGCTCTTGGTATGACTATGCGAGCTGCTGGTCACGGTATGAAAACCTGTTTTATTCAGTTTATTAAGGGGAGCTGGAAATACGGTGAGATGGAGGCTATGGCACGCTTCAGGGAGGAAATTGATTTTTATGTTACGGGGAGAGGGTTTACTTGGAAATCCGATGATGTGGAAAAAGATACGGCGGCGGCCCAAGAGGCCTGGAAAAAGGCTCAAGAGGCTATAATGTCAGGACGCTATCATACCGTGGTGCTTGATGAGTTCACCTATCTGTTGAGCTACGGTATGATTAATAAAGAGGAGGCGTTGGAGGTGCTTCGCAGAAAGCCCGCAGAATTGCATATTTGTATTACCGGGCGTGATGCGGTGGAGGATCTCGTTGAACTTGCTGATTTGGTTACAGAAATGCGACCTGTTAAACATCCGTATCAACAAGGGATTACGGCGCAAAAAGGGGTGGAATTTTAA
- a CDS encoding PilZ domain-containing protein, protein MLEKFLSSVILLDNSIYEYDPLHVTVFSVLACFWQAHSILLKEAIMKKYNRRQFSRITFPRPVTLDFGKKKYECFASNFSLGGMYVQGWFEQQPGDICDIKLCISETDQEMNIEATCSVVWLDNDGLALQFTSMEPEGFLFLQETLLYRNNAHWCRQPNRKDPPVYNWKII, encoded by the coding sequence ATGTTGGAAAAATTCCTATCTTCCGTTATTTTGTTAGATAATAGCATATATGAGTATGATCCTCTTCACGTTACCGTATTCTCTGTGCTGGCCTGCTTTTGGCAGGCACACTCCATTCTTCTAAAGGAGGCCATTATGAAGAAATATAACAGACGTCAATTCAGCCGCATTACCTTCCCACGCCCGGTCACCCTTGATTTTGGTAAAAAAAAATATGAATGTTTTGCAAGCAATTTCAGCCTTGGCGGAATGTATGTTCAAGGATGGTTTGAACAACAGCCCGGCGACATCTGCGATATTAAATTATGCATCTCCGAAACCGATCAGGAGATGAACATTGAGGCTACTTGCTCCGTTGTCTGGCTGGACAATGATGGATTGGCGTTACAATTTACCTCTATGGAACCTGAGGGCTTTTTATTCCTCCAAGAGACCCTCTTATATAGAAACAACGCCCATTGGTGCAGGCAACCGAATAGAAAAGATCCTCCTGTTTACAACTGGAAAATAATTTAA
- a CDS encoding tetratricopeptide repeat protein, whose product MSRAASLSLEGEQAWLRLKQHLEWCEHFALGFIFTRHSLVLDVFRERLAAIYRARVTGLQMPILTTPEDLLRVMLPALLLPEVREQALNAPCWLDLTGASSEAWQQARLDFLIRLNEQREKLRNARNRPLILILPEQERSMVREMSPDLWTIRHFTLVTANWLEEKNELPASRPEEQGEIFSLSEYEQSLVAEWERVGGSETHDALKVAERAYKVLLKNGEYEQAAVIAAEMMSISRRIIERVGETPESLRDLSVSLNNVGGTSGRLGDFEAAQKAYQESLSIRRRIIERVGETPESLRDLSVSLYKAGQISTELGKKEEARRNFQEGLHIAEALAEALPDQVDYNELPGYFLKELATLED is encoded by the coding sequence ATGAGCAGAGCCGCATCCCTTTCTCTGGAGGGTGAACAGGCTTGGCTGCGTTTGAAGCAGCACCTGGAATGGTGTGAACATTTTGCCCTTGGCTTTATCTTTACCCGCCATTCTTTGGTTCTTGACGTTTTTCGTGAGCGGCTTGCCGCTATCTACCGGGCCAGAGTAACCGGCCTGCAAATGCCCATTCTTACCACCCCTGAAGACCTGCTCCGGGTTATGCTGCCCGCGTTATTATTGCCCGAGGTCCGTGAACAGGCCTTGAATGCCCCTTGTTGGCTTGATCTGACCGGTGCGTCGTCTGAGGCATGGCAACAGGCGCGGCTTGATTTTCTGATTCGTCTTAATGAGCAGCGGGAAAAGCTGCGCAATGCCCGTAATCGGCCTTTGATCCTCATCCTTCCTGAGCAGGAAAGGAGTATGGTACGGGAGATGAGCCCGGATTTGTGGACGATTCGTCATTTCACCTTGGTGACAGCAAATTGGTTGGAGGAAAAAAATGAATTGCCCGCTTCCCGACCGGAGGAGCAGGGTGAGATTTTTTCTTTGTCCGAATATGAGCAGTCATTGGTGGCAGAATGGGAACGGGTAGGCGGGTCTGAAACCCATGATGCCTTGAAGGTTGCGGAACGAGCCTATAAGGTGTTGTTGAAAAATGGGGAATATGAGCAGGCTGCGGTTATTGCCGCTGAGATGATGTCCATCAGTCGGCGGATCATCGAACGTGTGGGAGAGACGCCGGAATCACTCCGCGATCTCTCGGTTTCATTAAATAATGTTGGCGGCACCTCCGGGAGGCTGGGTGATTTTGAAGCGGCCCAGAAGGCCTATCAGGAAAGTCTCTCCATCAGGAGGCGGATCATCGAACGTGTGGGAGAGACGCCGGAATCACTCCGCGATCTCTCGGTTTCTTTGTACAAGGCGGGGCAAATATCTACTGAACTCGGTAAAAAAGAAGAAGCCCGCAGAAATTTCCAGGAAGGGCTCCATATCGCCGAAGCCTTGGCAGAGGCTTTGCCCGATCAGGTTGACTATAATGAACTTCCCGGTTATTTTCTCAAGGAACTGGCTACCCTTGAGGATTGA
- a CDS encoding UvrD-helicase domain-containing protein, which yields MHPLNPLTLTLHGQILIEASAGTGKTYTIALLFLRLLLEKGLSVDEILVVTFTKAATEELRGRIRQRIRDALDVLEGQGPDDPLLQELLNNAREEIAEERAKILLGDSLTRMDEAAIYTIHGFCQRMLQEHAFESGAPFAMEFLESEQLLRKRIMEDFWRQRFYPASEAEAAWVASLWQAPEELLAGLGGHLGRQDLECLPAISEEEVGGQGEAAASLFTDVQEQWQEQREEVAELLRENKRLSRDKSKGYGLPRLEAALELLDEVLAAQAVPWLLAAELELFTNSKIQSSLKKNKQEPPDHPFFALFEEFFQTHQRLSQSRRILVLVQARTWLHEELTRRKQAQDQLSFDDLLTQLEAALQGDEGGRLAGSIGRRFPVIMVDEFQDTDPLQYRIFAAVHRAADKDTKTEISTASPPESKKPGLFLIGDPKQAIYSFRGADIFTYIQARQDTLPENRLTMTTNYRSATPMVAAVNHLFHHEAPFLFAKDEIDFPEVEAAGLADKASLVLEDMGRGESPCSPLQGGQAQGPAPTSPGQTHRSAPTTSPVPLTCLLLPEGDKGKPLAKGTAEEQAARFCAHEIADLLAAGQQGKARIGDQPLSAGDFAVLVRTHAEADLVRKELSALSITSVSFSQQSVFSGKEARQLLTVMTALNDLSDSALVRTALVTELFGYTAERLDKLRNDEQEWEEVMFLLAAYRRTWQQQGVIPMLQKLLKDQQTVSRLHAAPSGERMLTNFLHLAELLQAESRYRFGVHGANALLRWFSDQIHSPEKHAENQQLRLESDENLVKIVTIHKSKGMEYPVVFLPFLWAARPCSPKRPLAFHRPEQPEQLCLDLGSGKEEHFLLAEKERLAEDLRLLYVAVTRARACCFFCWGRVSKMEDSALCYLLHGGLPAPDQLFNDLDRLDKGSGMLALKPFPDRFLPPKLSNTDSEAKLVSPAFKGQIDTRWRLTSYSGLIAALDSDATHDAVHGSIAQPERPDYDEGADRELAKESGLPEPPILDAFRFPKGAAAGTCLHAILEKISFTDSVGHEAVIGAELARAGFKEIWLPVVGSWIRDILNTGLKVKQDEEVSFLSAVRETDRVNEMAFYFPLAALRLNKFNRILQEFSYPPLPNQHEVLEGLMVGFIDLVFAVNGRYYLADYKSNYLGDSPADYQQEHLQAAMLDHRYDLQYLIYTLALHRFLKGRIRDYRYDQHFGGALYLFLRGMHPDNEAGTGVFAARPPLALIEALDRVVANVA from the coding sequence ATGCACCCACTCAACCCCCTAACCCTAACGTTGCACGGCCAAATCCTTATCGAGGCCAGTGCCGGAACCGGCAAGACCTACACCATCGCCCTCCTCTTTCTCCGCCTGCTCCTGGAAAAGGGCCTGAGCGTCGATGAAATCCTGGTGGTCACTTTCACCAAGGCTGCCACCGAAGAACTGCGCGGCAGGATCCGCCAGCGTATCCGCGATGCCTTAGATGTGCTGGAAGGCCAGGGACCGGATGATCCACTGTTACAGGAGCTGCTGAATAATGCCAGGGAAGAGATTGCAGAGGAGAGGGCTAAAATCCTGCTCGGCGATTCCCTCACCCGCATGGACGAGGCTGCCATCTACACCATCCACGGCTTCTGCCAACGAATGCTCCAGGAGCATGCCTTTGAATCCGGGGCGCCCTTTGCCATGGAGTTTCTGGAGAGCGAACAGCTCCTGCGCAAGCGAATTATGGAGGATTTTTGGCGGCAACGCTTCTATCCGGCCTCTGAGGCGGAGGCAGCTTGGGTGGCTTCGCTCTGGCAGGCACCAGAGGAACTCCTTGCCGGGCTGGGCGGTCATCTGGGGCGGCAGGATTTGGAGTGTCTCCCGGCAATCAGTGAAGAGGAGGTGGGGGGGCAAGGAGAGGCAGCAGCCTCCCTCTTTACTGACGTGCAGGAGCAGTGGCAAGAACAGCGAGAGGAAGTTGCCGAGCTGTTGCGGGAAAATAAGCGACTTTCTCGGGATAAGAGCAAGGGCTACGGGCTGCCCCGGCTGGAGGCGGCTCTGGAGCTGCTGGATGAGGTTCTTGCTGCGCAGGCCGTGCCTTGGTTGCTGGCAGCTGAACTGGAGCTTTTTACTAACAGCAAGATCCAGTCTTCCTTAAAAAAGAATAAACAGGAGCCGCCCGATCATCCTTTTTTTGCCCTGTTTGAGGAGTTTTTTCAGACCCATCAAAGATTGAGCCAATCCCGCCGTATTCTTGTCCTGGTCCAGGCCAGAACTTGGTTACATGAAGAATTAACCCGGCGCAAACAGGCCCAGGATCAGCTTTCTTTTGATGATCTCCTCACCCAGCTTGAGGCGGCCTTGCAGGGTGACGAGGGAGGACGGTTAGCCGGAAGCATCGGTAGGCGTTTTCCGGTCATCATGGTAGATGAGTTTCAGGATACCGATCCCCTTCAATACCGTATTTTTGCTGCGGTCCACAGGGCAGCGGATAAGGATACGAAAACGGAAATTAGTACTGCTTCTCCGCCAGAGAGCAAGAAACCGGGCCTCTTCTTAATCGGTGATCCCAAACAGGCCATCTACAGCTTTCGCGGGGCAGATATCTTCACCTATATCCAGGCCCGACAGGATACCCTGCCGGAGAACCGCCTGACCATGACCACTAATTATCGCTCCGCCACCCCTATGGTTGCAGCGGTCAATCACCTGTTCCACCATGAGGCCCCCTTTCTCTTTGCCAAGGACGAGATTGATTTCCCAGAGGTGGAAGCAGCAGGGTTGGCAGACAAGGCATCGCTTGTCCTGGAGGATATGGGTAGGGGCGAATCCCCGTGTTCGCCCTTGCAAGGCGGGCAGGCACAGGGGCCTGCCCCTACATCGCCTGGGCAGACACACAGGTCGGCACCTACAACCTCCCCTGTCCCCCTGACCTGTTTACTCCTCCCAGAGGGCGATAAGGGCAAACCTTTGGCCAAGGGAACAGCAGAGGAACAGGCAGCCCGATTTTGCGCCCATGAGATTGCGGATTTGCTGGCTGCGGGTCAGCAGGGCAAGGCCCGGATTGGGGACCAGCCCCTGAGCGCGGGTGATTTTGCGGTGCTGGTTCGCACCCATGCTGAGGCTGATCTTGTCCGTAAGGAGCTGAGTGCCCTGTCCATCACCTCGGTTTCCTTTAGCCAGCAATCGGTTTTTTCCGGCAAAGAAGCCAGACAGCTGCTCACCGTCATGACCGCCCTCAATGATCTCTCCGATTCTGCCTTGGTGCGGACAGCCTTAGTCACGGAGTTGTTTGGCTACACGGCGGAACGATTGGATAAGCTCCGTAATGATGAGCAAGAATGGGAAGAGGTTATGTTCTTATTGGCTGCTTATCGCCGGACTTGGCAGCAGCAGGGCGTTATCCCCATGTTGCAGAAGCTGCTCAAGGATCAGCAGACGGTCAGTCGTCTCCATGCCGCCCCGAGCGGGGAGCGGATGCTGACCAATTTTCTCCATCTTGCCGAGCTGCTTCAGGCAGAATCCCGTTACCGTTTCGGGGTGCATGGGGCCAACGCCCTGCTGCGCTGGTTCAGCGATCAGATCCATTCCCCGGAAAAACATGCGGAAAACCAGCAGCTGCGCCTGGAGAGCGATGAGAATCTGGTCAAGATCGTTACCATTCATAAATCCAAGGGCATGGAATATCCAGTGGTCTTTCTCCCCTTTCTTTGGGCAGCCCGCCCCTGTTCGCCCAAGCGGCCCTTGGCCTTTCATCGTCCTGAGCAGCCCGAGCAACTCTGCCTTGATCTGGGTAGCGGTAAAGAAGAGCATTTTCTCTTGGCGGAAAAGGAACGGCTGGCTGAAGACCTGCGCCTGCTCTATGTGGCTGTGACCAGGGCCCGGGCCTGCTGTTTTTTTTGCTGGGGCCGGGTCAGCAAGATGGAGGACAGTGCGCTCTGCTATCTGCTGCACGGGGGCCTACCTGCTCCTGATCAGCTCTTTAATGATTTGGACCGCTTGGATAAGGGGAGCGGCATGCTGGCTCTGAAACCCTTTCCAGATCGTTTCCTTCCGCCCAAGCTCAGTAACACGGACAGTGAAGCCAAGTTGGTCAGCCCGGCCTTTAAGGGGCAAATTGATACCCGTTGGCGGCTGACCAGTTATTCCGGTCTGATTGCTGCCCTTGATTCCGATGCAACCCATGATGCTGTTCATGGCAGCATAGCGCAGCCGGAACGACCTGATTATGATGAGGGGGCTGATAGGGAGCTAGCCAAGGAAAGCGGATTACCAGAGCCGCCGATCTTGGATGCCTTTCGTTTTCCCAAAGGAGCAGCAGCAGGAACCTGTCTCCATGCCATCCTGGAGAAGATCAGCTTTACTGATTCCGTTGGTCATGAGGCGGTGATTGGAGCAGAACTGGCCCGAGCCGGTTTTAAAGAAATCTGGCTGCCGGTGGTGGGTAGCTGGATAAGGGATATATTGAATACCGGCCTGAAGGTGAAGCAGGATGAGGAGGTCTCTTTTCTCTCCGCTGTCCGAGAAACAGATCGGGTTAATGAAATGGCCTTTTATTTTCCCCTTGCCGCTCTGCGCTTGAATAAATTTAATCGGATCCTTCAGGAATTTTCCTATCCGCCTCTGCCAAATCAGCATGAGGTGCTGGAAGGGCTGATGGTCGGTTTTATCGATCTGGTTTTTGCTGTTAATGGTCGCTATTATCTGGCGGATTATAAATCTAATTATCTTGGCGACAGCCCTGCTGATTATCAGCAGGAGCACCTCCAGGCAGCCATGCTTGATCATCGCTATGATCTCCAATATCTCATCTACACCTTGGCCTTGCACCGTTTCCTCAAGGGACGGATCAGGGATTATCGATATGATCAGCATTTCGGCGGAGCCCTGTACCTCTTTCTGCGCGGGATGCACCCTGATAATGAAGCGGGAACCGGTGTCTTTGCCGCCCGCCCTCCCCTTGCCCTTATTGAGGCCTTGGATCGAGTTGTTGCAAACGTCGCTTGA
- the tsaA gene encoding tRNA (N6-threonylcarbamoyladenosine(37)-N6)-methyltransferase TrmO, whose translation MGFSSFSVAYFQKFQQQPMHPPELHFIGTVHSDILTIKDAPKFYAESDRTGTLEIYPQYLEGLQGIAAGQTIVVLCWFHQANREALQVYPRGDKSKGLRGVFATRSPMRPNPIAISELKVLAVDGCRIEVSGLDILNGTPIVDIKNIPA comes from the coding sequence ATGGGCTTCTCTTCTTTCTCTGTAGCCTACTTTCAAAAGTTCCAGCAACAGCCCATGCATCCCCCAGAACTCCACTTCATCGGCACAGTTCACAGCGACATCCTCACCATCAAGGATGCCCCGAAATTCTACGCCGAGTCGGACCGCACCGGCACCTTGGAAATCTATCCCCAATACCTGGAAGGGTTACAGGGTATCGCCGCAGGTCAGACCATCGTTGTCCTCTGCTGGTTCCATCAGGCTAACAGAGAGGCCCTGCAAGTCTATCCGCGCGGGGATAAATCGAAAGGATTACGTGGTGTGTTCGCCACCCGTAGTCCCATGCGCCCCAATCCCATCGCCATTTCCGAGCTGAAAGTCCTGGCCGTGGATGGTTGCCGAATCGAAGTTTCCGGCCTGGATATCCTTAACGGCACGCCCATTGTGGATATCAAAAATATTCCAGCCTGA
- a CDS encoding thioesterase family protein, translated as MRPKPFLAQPLENSAFVRDATSGLVWYRCEMRTLYIDTDRSQVVYHSNYLKYFEFARSSLMREAKYPYKQIEEDGFVYPIIKTELNYYSPLFYDDLMYIHIRPGKIERVRLQFDYLITKAENGEISCTGFTRHCAVNDKGIPVEIDPQTRCLWREFPDS; from the coding sequence ATGCGCCCTAAACCCTTTCTTGCTCAGCCCCTGGAGAATTCTGCCTTTGTCCGGGATGCCACCAGCGGCTTGGTCTGGTACCGCTGCGAAATGCGGACCCTGTATATTGATACAGACCGTTCTCAGGTGGTCTATCATTCTAACTATCTCAAGTATTTTGAATTTGCTAGGTCGTCGCTCATGCGGGAGGCCAAGTATCCCTATAAGCAGATAGAAGAGGACGGTTTTGTCTATCCCATCATTAAGACAGAGCTGAATTATTATTCGCCGCTCTTCTACGATGATCTGATGTATATTCATATCCGACCCGGAAAAATCGAGCGGGTCAGGCTCCAGTTTGACTACCTGATCACCAAGGCGGAAAACGGCGAGATCTCCTGCACCGGCTTTACCCGCCATTGCGCAGTCAACGATAAAGGGATTCCGGTGGAGATTGATCCGCAGACCCGGTGCCTCTGGCGGGAATTTCCTGATTCATGA